The Cloacibacterium sp. TD35 region TTCTCTCAAGAGAAAAAGAAGCAAGTCGTAGAAGCAGCTTGCGGACAATGTCAGTTCAAAATGAAAGATAAAAAAGGTTGTGATTTAGCGGTAAGAATTGACGGGAAAAGTTATTTTGTAGAAGGTACTAAAATTAATGACCACGGAGACGCTCATGCTGACGACGGTTTTTGCAATGCGATCAAAAAAGCAGAAGTCATCGGCGAAGTAAAGGATGGGAAATTTGTGGTAAGTTATTTCAAATTACTGCCTAATTCTACAAAAAAGTAACCAAGACATT contains the following coding sequences:
- a CDS encoding DUF6370 family protein, with amino-acid sequence MKNLVLFIALLSFTFGFSQEKKKQVVEAACGQCQFKMKDKKGCDLAVRIDGKSYFVEGTKINDHGDAHADDGFCNAIKKAEVIGEVKDGKFVVSYFKLLPNSTKK